A window from Oncorhynchus gorbuscha isolate QuinsamMale2020 ecotype Even-year unplaced genomic scaffold, OgorEven_v1.0 Un_scaffold_3025, whole genome shotgun sequence encodes these proteins:
- the LOC124027238 gene encoding 4-hydroxyphenylpyruvate dioxygenase-like protein isoform X1, with amino-acid sequence MAASLSRLHHISLHVTNVDKIAHELVSKFKFNLFVARLTEKSKQLAFRKGAAVFVVNERPLNGVTLSSKSNIQTGIKNDKDPQCLYDVNPHYSVDTASNVCFEVENVERSFKSLRNIGCDFLVPPTEVCDEKGIVTYSVVKSIVGNVNHTLIDTSKYKGSFLPGFQEVENVTENGTPVSERTESSCPVTHFDHITYACPRRCTPQVMSWYERHFGFHRFFIDSNEDVDEGYVLNTEGIGLRLTAMEYWKCSQTGIKLPFTDDKQPDCKFVIAESLPDQGSNQVDTFLEQHGGPGIQHIGLYTQDIVSTAQTMGRAGVHFFSPPPAYYTKVCLTPSPWHPMAHPQTEPLEDLIGISNMVGKQQEIEDAGYDPQMLSQHSILLDTDLRQVQTDPSCQTTDTQKKRYLLQVFTKPIFSEDTFFLELIERRGASGFGEGNIKALWRSVQANMDTERAD; translated from the exons ATGGCAGCCTCCTTGAGCCGGTTGCACCACATTTCACTTCACGTTACAAACGTGGATAAAATAGCGCATGAACTTGTTTCTAAATTTAAGTTTAATTTATTTGTTGCGAGGTTGACGGAGAAGTCAAAACAGTTGGCTTTCAGGAAAGGAGCGGCAGTTTTCGTCGTCAATGAAAGACCATTGAATGGAGTAACACTATCGAGCAAGAGCAACATTCAAACCGGGATAAAGAACGACAAGGATCCGCAATGTCTCTACGATGTCAACCCGCACTATTCCGTCGACACCGCGTCTAACGTCTGTTTCGAAGTAGAAAACGTGGAAAGATCATTCAAGTCCCTTCGCAACATTGGCTGCGATTTCTTGGTGCCTCCGACAGAGGTGTGTGACGAGAAAGGGATTGTCACCTATTCAGTCGTCAAATCAATCGTGGGAAATGTGAACCACACGCTCATTGACACGAGTAAATACAAGGGGAGTTTCTTACCCGGGTTTCAGGAGGTTGAAAACGTGACGGAAAACGGCACACCGGTGTCTGAGAGGACAGAGTCTTCTTGTCCAGTCACTCATTTTGATCACATCACCTATGCTTGTCCGAGACGGTGCACACCGCAAGTGATGAGCTGGTATGAGAGGCACTTTGGCTTCCACAGGTTCTTCATTGACAG TAATGAGGATGTGGATGAGGGCTATGTTCTGAACACGGAGGGCATTGGACTGCGTCTCACAGCCATGGAGTACTGGAAATGCAGCCAAACCGGAATCAAGCTTCCCTTCACAGATGACAAACAACCGGACTGCAAGTTTGTCATTGCGGAGTCGCTGCCTGACCAAG GCAGTAACCAGGTGGACACCTTTCTGGAGCAGCACGGAGGCCCAGGGATCCAGCACATTGGATTGTACACACAGGACATCGTGTCCACAGCACAGACCATGGGCCGGGCAGGAGTccacttcttctctcctcctcctgcctacTACACCAAGGTTTGTCTCACTCCGTCACCATGGCACCCAATGGCTCATCCCCAAACGGAACCCCTAGAGGATTTGATTGGTATAAGCAATATG GTGGGTAAGCAGCAGGAGATAGAGGACGCAGGTTACGACCCCCAGATGCTGTCTCAGCACAGCATCCTCCTGGACACAGACCTGCGCCAGGTCCAGACTGACCCCTCCTGTCAGACTACGGACACGCAGAAGAAAAG ATACCTGCTCCAGGTGTTCACCAAGCCCATCTTCTCAGAGGACACCTTCTTCCTGGAGCTAATTGAGAGGAGAGGTGCGTCAGGGTTCGGAGAGGGGAACATCAAAGCTCTGTGGAGGTCTGTCCAGGCAAACATGGACACAGAGAGGGCAGACTGA
- the LOC124027238 gene encoding 4-hydroxyphenylpyruvate dioxygenase-like protein isoform X2 — MAASLSRLHHISLHVTNVDKIAHELVSKFKFNLFVARLTEKSKQLAFRKGAAVFVVNERPLNGVTLSSKSNIQTGIKNDKDPQCLYDVNPHYSVDTASNVCFEVENVERSFKSLRNIGCDFLVPPTEVCDEKGIVTYSVVKSIVGNVNHTLIDTSKYKGSFLPGFQEVENVTENGTPVSERTESSCPVTHFDHITYACPRRCTPQVMSWYERHFGFHRFFIDSNEDVDEGYVLNTEGIGLRLTAMEYWKCSQTGIKLPFTDDKQPDCKFVIAESLPDQGSNQVDTFLEQHGGPGIQHIGLYTQDIVSTAQTMGRAGVHFFSPPPAYYTKVGKQQEIEDAGYDPQMLSQHSILLDTDLRQVQTDPSCQTTDTQKKRYLLQVFTKPIFSEDTFFLELIERRGASGFGEGNIKALWRSVQANMDTERAD, encoded by the exons ATGGCAGCCTCCTTGAGCCGGTTGCACCACATTTCACTTCACGTTACAAACGTGGATAAAATAGCGCATGAACTTGTTTCTAAATTTAAGTTTAATTTATTTGTTGCGAGGTTGACGGAGAAGTCAAAACAGTTGGCTTTCAGGAAAGGAGCGGCAGTTTTCGTCGTCAATGAAAGACCATTGAATGGAGTAACACTATCGAGCAAGAGCAACATTCAAACCGGGATAAAGAACGACAAGGATCCGCAATGTCTCTACGATGTCAACCCGCACTATTCCGTCGACACCGCGTCTAACGTCTGTTTCGAAGTAGAAAACGTGGAAAGATCATTCAAGTCCCTTCGCAACATTGGCTGCGATTTCTTGGTGCCTCCGACAGAGGTGTGTGACGAGAAAGGGATTGTCACCTATTCAGTCGTCAAATCAATCGTGGGAAATGTGAACCACACGCTCATTGACACGAGTAAATACAAGGGGAGTTTCTTACCCGGGTTTCAGGAGGTTGAAAACGTGACGGAAAACGGCACACCGGTGTCTGAGAGGACAGAGTCTTCTTGTCCAGTCACTCATTTTGATCACATCACCTATGCTTGTCCGAGACGGTGCACACCGCAAGTGATGAGCTGGTATGAGAGGCACTTTGGCTTCCACAGGTTCTTCATTGACAG TAATGAGGATGTGGATGAGGGCTATGTTCTGAACACGGAGGGCATTGGACTGCGTCTCACAGCCATGGAGTACTGGAAATGCAGCCAAACCGGAATCAAGCTTCCCTTCACAGATGACAAACAACCGGACTGCAAGTTTGTCATTGCGGAGTCGCTGCCTGACCAAG GCAGTAACCAGGTGGACACCTTTCTGGAGCAGCACGGAGGCCCAGGGATCCAGCACATTGGATTGTACACACAGGACATCGTGTCCACAGCACAGACCATGGGCCGGGCAGGAGTccacttcttctctcctcctcctgcctacTACACCAAG GTGGGTAAGCAGCAGGAGATAGAGGACGCAGGTTACGACCCCCAGATGCTGTCTCAGCACAGCATCCTCCTGGACACAGACCTGCGCCAGGTCCAGACTGACCCCTCCTGTCAGACTACGGACACGCAGAAGAAAAG ATACCTGCTCCAGGTGTTCACCAAGCCCATCTTCTCAGAGGACACCTTCTTCCTGGAGCTAATTGAGAGGAGAGGTGCGTCAGGGTTCGGAGAGGGGAACATCAAAGCTCTGTGGAGGTCTGTCCAGGCAAACATGGACACAGAGAGGGCAGACTGA